attaaacaaaatatgatgtttatacgaaaatatataaatgatcaTAGCAGGTTAGAAAACTCATACTTGTGTTCATTCAGTTCTATCTCCATTTCCGACAGTTTATTAGCCATCGTTCTTTGCTCATTGCGAAGTATTTGGaattcagacagtatttctgCATTGGATTTCGAACCTTTTGAAGATTTTCCTGACTTTTTATCGCTAGCCATGTTAGGAACTCTGCATTACTTTTCACTGCGTACGCGAAATTCACTACAATTCACTGATTCTCACACCGGCCTTTCTAGATTCTACTGAAGATCGATGTTTATGGAACGGAATgcttggaaatataattttagggAATTATTGTTTGGTCAGGAACTAGCTTTAGGACTATGAATTTGCACGGATTGCCAAGGACATaggaatatacagggtgtcccaaaaatggtgGAGCGTTAGTGTCGCTCCTTTACGTGCCATTGAGCTCACAATCTGTGTAAGTTTATTCTATGGTATAAGCGTCCGGCAAAATTTGAACTCCATATCACTTCATATTTGACAGTTACGAACGTTATGGAACAGACCACCAGTTTGCTGCATGATCGAACAGAAATCACAGAATCGAACATAAACAGATCCGAAGATATCACCATGGAAGTTGACAAACGgtaaataatcattttgataaaaatattaaagaattattcaaaatgatTTAAGCCgggtattattaatatatatgaaagCCGTACTTTTGCGTTTTTACGATACGAAAAGGTGGTGTTCgcgctttcttttttaattttaaccgGTTGGGACTTTTTcaatatcttttttcttttgttatctaGTAAACTAATTCTtctaatttctcaaaaatattcaagacaTTTAGACAATTCCCAATTGCAAGAAAGGGAATTGCATCTTAAAAGGTGTCTGAatactttttcgaaaatttcgaaattattgtttaattattaatgtttcttttacttaaatttatgtttgtagATGCCGCAAAGTATGCGCTATTTTGGGCTGCCGAAGTAACAAGAAGAGAATGTTTCAGTTTCCCTGTCCGGTGAAGGATAACGACAGGTACATGCAATGGATTACAGCTTGCAGAAGGGAGGATTTTCTTCGCCTTTCACCCAAGAAAGTGAGGACAAAAGTGGTGTGTGACCTCCACTTTGAAGATCGATACCGCTTTCCAACCAAACTTACAAGAGACGCAATACCAACCTGCAACTTACCAGGTAATAATTGATTAcacactttttaaaatatatttaacaaatttgtaatgaaaatatttaataaattctattaacacCAATTAGAACCTGCTGCACTTGTAGAGCCACAGGAGGAAACCGTAATAGAAAttacagaagaagaagaacgtaAGATTTTGATCTCTATACGTATgataaaacaatatataagCATAATGGTAATACAGTACATACAAATGATAAGACTTCAAACGGTGGCTCGCGCAACAATTACGAATAAAGACGAAATAACTGAAAAGATTCATCTTAAcagacaataaattatgtttatttacaaacaaaattcaagtccaaatttttgtgaaaatatttgctttatacaaatttattttttgttaaatctataaagttttattattttgttagtAATAAAGGTAGTCTAACATGTTTTTAGTATTGTGTAAAAATATCATcaaccttaaaataaaattgaccgaaataTACACTTttgttacttattattttGCGAAGGAAATACGGTTAAATCCATTGTTAATACTTTGCTTTGCAAGCACTCGCCAACCTGTAATTTAGAGAAtaagatattaacaaatttaaaaatacatgaaacaaaaaatatgtataaacatgAACATACATCAGGGGAAATTCCAATTAATGCATCAGCatgcgaataaaattcttccttCAAAGATATGACAATAGTTTGTAAGGAGCTTGTTTTATTGCGTATGTAACTTGCAACTTTTCCGATATTAGTATTATCTAAGGCAGCATCGATTTCATCCAAGACAAAGAATGGTGCAGGTTGAAAActgcaattataataaaattaggtTATAACTTgaatataatgaaaacaataaaggacaaaaataatatatacataattaccTATGAATTGCAAACAATAGAGCTAACGCTGCAACTGTTTTTTCTCCTCCAGATAGATTAGACATTGGCTGAAATCGTTTCCCTGGTGCTACACAATTGTAGTTAATACCATCCAAATAAGGTTCTTCTGGATTTTCAGGGCCAAGAAATGCTTGAGCGGATTGATTTTTTGCTAAACTCTgatatattgtaaatttgcatatattattttaacttctGTTTGCAATGTATGtatagattgtctatttaaatataaatataaactgaCCTTATAAATGGGATCAATTTCGTTAGCTACATGCTCGAAACAAGCCATAAATCTGTCGTGTCTTTCCTTCTTTATCTTCTCGAATTGTGTTTTTGCCTTCTTTGCTTTCTTACGAGATTGTTCAAATTCTTCGTTAGTctcttgtaatttttcttttgcaagatgtaatttttgaattgcctaaacaaaattatacatgtctcgttattattattcatttataagtTAAGAACCTTACAAAATTATACCTTACCTTCATATTGGGGGCTTGAATGCGTTGAATAGTACCTTGCAAATCATTAATCATCTTCGTTAGTTTATCATAcgtttttttaacatattcttcgtctaaatcttttaaattaacactAAGAAGCTCATAATCTATGGTAATTTGTCTTTCACGTTCGTATTGTTGCAGGGTACTTGATGATAAATCGTTATTGCTTTCTGAGCTATTAGTTGTGGATTCGCGAGCTATATCTTCCATATTTCCATGGATCATCGGAATTGCGATATCTTCcatctaaatattattttgtatgtatatagtagTGTAtgtctattttaaaaattgcaactCTATACAAAATcaactaattttattcttgtttatgCTATACCTTGCACTGCATTAAAATAGCATGTCGTTCGGCtctcatttgttcaattttcgattcgataccattcatttgtttttgaGCAGCTTGTATAGTTTTTACAATTGCTCCAAGATCACGCCTAGCTTTACCTATTTCGTCTTCTTTTTGATCAACTTCCATTTTCTTTGCATTTCGTTCTGTTTTCAGTTGTTCCATTTGAGTCTCATCATTATCAATTTCTGCCTTTTGTTTCGATTCCGTTTGTCGTGCAGTTTCAAGTTTATCTTCTGCATCTTGAACAGCACGTTCCCAGCGTAAAACATTATCTAATAAATGATACATATTATTTAGCTGTCATATcactaaaataattaattaaatcatacTAAACAACACATTTGCTTTCTGTATTCACTCACTCTCCGTATCACGTTGTCTTTCAAAATCTAATTGATTGTAAATACGATTAcactgattttcaaattccaTTCTCTTCTTTGCTCTTTCTTGTTGCGAActaaaatatgattttgtatacatatacatgttatCATGGATcacttgaaaaatgatttacacgatttataaaaatataattattgcagCACATCTTTGATTAGCATTCTTAGCATTACGATTCACACATACATACCGTAATTCCCTTTCTTCGTATTGACGAATATTAGATACGCCTATTTGTTCACAAAAGCTAGCGAATACATCGTCCTCGAcgttattcattttttctttgatattctGTATTTCTTGATCTCTTTCTGCCATTGTTGTTTCAATCGCAGTTATTGTTGGctaaacagaaaattttaattaatgttagcataccgtttaattaaaatccaaTAGAGATAACAAAAATCCGATAAAAGATATAAGTCTATACTTACACCAAACatattcaattcattttgaagagattctaattttacttcaaGTTCTGCAATTTGCTTTtgctgtaataaatataatttaatcttttaatgttcatacaaaaatattaatatataatattttacttacaGTGGCAACTAAATCgcttttactatattttaaacgtGTTTCTAAACCACGTATTTGAGATTCAACTGTATTTAATTCTGATTCTTTCCgtgattttttcaaagattCCCGTAGTTCTTCCGTTAATTTTTCCTATAAAGAATTTTGGATTTGTTATACGGCTTAcatttatgtgaaaaataaatcatacatGAAATAGacataatttactttttctgCCTTAAGTTGTGACATCTGTTTTTCATCCCATCTTTTTGCTTTCTTTGCCAAATCCAAACTGCCGCCGGATATAATTCCACCTTTTTGATAAAATGTTCCATCTAATGCAACACACTGCaatttcatgtatatattatatctttttaattacacgatttaagaaaatttacttATACGTACATCATATCTTGCTTTTTTATCTATCTCATAGGCTACTTTGTTTGCATCTTCAGGTGTTTCACATACGAGAGCATTATTTGTAGCAAATAAGACGGCCCTGTCGATATCTTTAGGCGAGAAATGTAAAACATCGTACAATAATTTTACGTTCTTGGGGTCTTGTATGTTCCTGAAAGCAACACATTTTATggtatatttatgtttgtaattatttatacttaacATACCTCAGTCTTTCTTTCAGTGGTTTCGCTTGAATATAGTCAAGTGGAAGGAATGTTTCTGGTTCGAGATACTGTTCTTTTAAATACTGGATACATTGTCTCGCTGTTTTTTCAGTATCCACAACAATTGCTTCCATATATTTGCCAAGAACTTTAGTGATGGCAACATTGTATCTCTTATGGATAGGTTGACACATATTGTACATGCGATCGAactaaagagaaaaataataattatactacTAATTATATCTTCAAACCTATAAAAAAGATCACTTACAGgaattggaataaatatttttaaaaaatgtatcactTACCACGCCAGGGAACAgacgtttaaaattttcgacaatttcagttttcttttttattcttgataCTTCATGTTTATCAACTTTAGCATCGCCAAGTTGTtcggaaatattttctaattctctTTGAATAGTCTGTATTCTGTCTTTCGAAGTACGGACATCGGACTGTAAATCAGCTCTTAATCTTTTCTGATCTTCTAACGCGGCTTCGGATGTTCGTATGTGTTCTTCTAGCTTTTCTACTCTTTTAAGAGCTTCATCCCGCTCGTGTCCtctttgtttatgtttattttctatttcagtCTTCTTTCTTCCCTCATTATCAAGCCTGTCTTGATCGGATTTTTGTTCGCGATTAATTGAATCAAGGAGTTGCAGGTATCTTGCGGATTGCTTGCCTGCTTCTTCCTTCAAGCGATTGTATTCTTTAacctgaaattaattttccagtgactgttattttatgtataatttcaatAGAGTAGCTTTATACCTGTTCATCTTCCAATTGCACGTCTCTACCCTGCGATTGTGACTGTCCAGCTATACTTGCTTCGTAAGCTGCCTTAGCTTCCTCAACTTGTCGCAATTCTTCTTGAAGTTCATGTATATCTTTCTTGTGAGCTTCGTCTGCCGTGCGCGCTTGTGCTAACGATTTTCGTGCAGATTCGACTTTCTTTTGCATATGTGCAACTCGTTCTTTGGCTTTAATAAACGTGGGtcttttctttgtaatttCAGCTTCTACTTCCCGGATAtcttgttctattttagcaAGATCACGTGCTAATTTACTagattccttttttctttcttttaataattcctcggctttctcttttttcttttcaattttttctatttcatgttgttttttcttttgtaacaCTTCTAAATCTTCTATAGATttttcattatgaaataaacgGAACAATTGCAACTCAACTTGTTTTTCAACCTATAAGGagacaaataattaatttatatacaaattgtatataataaggTGAATGTATAAGTAATATTTACGTATTCTTCCTTCaatcgttgatatttttcggcttcttctttctctaattttgcttcttttctttctgcaGCAATTCCCTTCTTCTTTTGATATGAAAATTGCGTTTCTTCCTCTGCCTTAAGCATTTCTGTCCTTaatctgtaatataaaatCTCACATATTATAGACAAATGTGATATAAAACTCAACTTGTGCAAAAATTGTATCacttgtacagggtgtcctagaAACACCTTGTATAAGATAAAAACTGACTGTACACATTATACTAAAAAATTACCGTTCATATTCTGCTTTCAACACCCCAGAATTACTGATTTCTTCAAAGAGTGCAGTACGTTCTTTTGGGTTTTTCATAGCTATCGATTCAACAGCTCCTTGGAATACTAAAAAGTTTTTTGCTTTGACATTAATACCTAGCAGTTCTAACTCATTTAGGTATACTTGGTTGGTAACAACCTATACATGAAAGGTAAAAGctgttaaaatattctacttatgaatagttaaataaatcaattcttattgaaaattatgtaaaactaacattattatttattctgtaTTCTGAGGATGAGCTTTGTACAGAACGcataaaacttttttctctGCCATCTTCTAATTCGAAAACTGCTTTGACAGATGCACtgtaattcatataaaattcaaatttattaaacatttataacaaTGTTAACAAAAAGTATAGTGACTTAAAACTGCAATATCTTtaaattccaaatttcttGGTAACTgacatataaatttatgtatttatggtCTAATGTAAGAAACAAGAAATACCTGCATGCGACTGGCATTTCTATTGATGCACCATGAATCAGCTCGTTTAATCTCTTTACACGCAAACTGCTTGTTTTTTCTCCCATGACGAAACTGATTGCATCCATGCAATTCGACTTTCCTGAATTAAAGGAATTCATTTAATACATCAATCATctccaattattttataaactttagCATCAGTGTTTGGTTTGGTATAAATTATGGGGatgaaatgttataaaatgatGTGTCCAATAGTAAGACATTTGTCTATATTATATTGATGTATTATAGAATGTAAAGAAGCTTTACAGTCAAAGACCAAAAGCCCCGAAGAAAGGTCATCGTACTTCTATAGAATAAATGTGACATTATGAAACTTTAAGTGAATGTAACTTTTAACCTAAACATGATAGAGAATCGGGGTTTGCGACAttgtttttctaataaattatattaaataataacacagtCAGATTACTACGCCACGGAAATCGTAACCGTGTCAACATAACCTACCAGAGCCATTAGGACCAACAACTGCAGTAAACGGTTTAAGAGGTCCTATAATGAGTTTTCCTTTGTatgatttaaaattgtctacTTCGATATATTTCAGTGAAGCTGGCATTTTGAAgataactaaataaattcacgagtGGTCATAAGTAATAGCAAACTAAAATACTTGGCGGTTACGACTGTATGGACTGTTACGAGTAAGCAGTTGTGCGCAAGCGCTACAGTCAATGGGCGACAGGAGTGGGGGAAAGGCgcgaatttgaaattttgatgtctcaaaaatgttgtaacaccttgaaaggggtggttcgggaggtgatttgaaacaactttttccttagcaaaaatattgtacaaggCTT
The sequence above is drawn from the Hylaeus volcanicus isolate JK05 chromosome 2, UHH_iyHylVolc1.0_haploid, whole genome shotgun sequence genome and encodes:
- the LOC128872546 gene encoding structural maintenance of chromosomes protein 1A-like, translating into MPASLKYIEVDNFKSYKGKLIIGPLKPFTAVVGPNGSGKSNCMDAISFVMGEKTSSLRVKRLNELIHGASIEMPVACSASVKAVFELEDGREKSFMRSVQSSSSEYRINNNVVTNQVYLNELELLGINVKAKNFLVFQGAVESIAMKNPKERTALFEEISNSGVLKAEYERLRTEMLKAEEETQFSYQKKKGIAAERKEAKLEKEEAEKYQRLKEEYVEKQVELQLFRLFHNEKSIEDLEVLQKKKQHEIEKIEKKKEKAEELLKERKKESSKLARDLAKIEQDIREVEAEITKKRPTFIKAKERVAHMQKKVESARKSLAQARTADEAHKKDIHELQEELRQVEEAKAAYEASIAGQSQSQGRDVQLEDEQVKEYNRLKEEAGKQSARYLQLLDSINREQKSDQDRLDNEGRKKTEIENKHKQRGHERDEALKRVEKLEEHIRTSEAALEDQKRLRADLQSDVRTSKDRIQTIQRELENISEQLGDAKVDKHEVSRIKKKTEIVENFKRLFPGVFDRMYNMCQPIHKRYNVAITKVLGKYMEAIVVDTEKTARQCIQYLKEQYLEPETFLPLDYIQAKPLKERLRNIQDPKNVKLLYDVLHFSPKDIDRAVLFATNNALVCETPEDANKVAYEIDKKARYDCVALDGTFYQKGGIISGGSLDLAKKAKRWDEKQMSQLKAEKEKLTEELRESLKKSRKESELNTVESQIRGLETRLKYSKSDLVATQKQIAELEVKLESLQNELNMFGPTITAIETTMAERDQEIQNIKEKMNNVEDDVFASFCEQIGVSNIRQYEERELRSQQERAKKRMEFENQCNRIYNQLDFERQRDTENNVLRWERAVQDAEDKLETARQTESKQKAEIDNDETQMEQLKTERNAKKMEVDQKEDEIGKARRDLGAIVKTIQAAQKQMNGIESKIEQMRAERHAILMQCKMEDIAIPMIHGNMEDIARESTTNSSESNNDLSSSTLQQYERERQITIDYELLSVNLKDLDEEYVKKTYDKLTKMINDLQGTIQRIQAPNMKAIQKLHLAKEKLQETNEEFEQSRKKAKKAKTQFEKIKKERHDRFMACFEHVANEIDPIYKSLAKNQSAQAFLGPENPEEPYLDGINYNCVAPGKRFQPMSNLSGGEKTVAALALLFAIHSFQPAPFFVLDEIDAALDNTNIGKVASYIRNKTSSLQTIVISLKEEFYSHADALIGISPDVGECLQSKVLTMDLTVFPSQNNK
- the LOC128872554 gene encoding uncharacterized protein LOC128872554, with protein sequence MEQTTSLLHDRTEITESNINRSEDITMEVDKRCRKVCAILGCRSNKKRMFQFPCPVKDNDRYMQWITACRREDFLRLSPKKVRTKVVCDLHFEDRYRFPTKLTRDAIPTCNLPEPAALVEPQEETVIEITEEEERKILISIRMIKQYISIMVIQYIQMIRLQTVARATITNKDEITEKIHLNRQ